One genomic window of Cyprinus carpio isolate SPL01 chromosome A23, ASM1834038v1, whole genome shotgun sequence includes the following:
- the LOC109088859 gene encoding tumor necrosis factor receptor superfamily member 4-like produces the protein MLIVMFMGISGRIIVKVGVSAICCTLTQEEMLAAFRGVQRILLIFSLVLNCTIGADTGCDDWTLNGNDVCCERCKPGNRLVESCGRNPENLCTPCESDTYITSHGLYCLRCTQCIGNQFTLKHCTISSDTVCGCKAGYLCGNDKCSFCVTECKEGEEPTKERYCRKCPEGKFNDKIHSMCKEWRKSCPDGQTLVKGCYQRQYVHIFKSNILLHNLMFLSTIFVTEPKKEPIPVLTDKKEPRKWLPVFIAAGMAGFAVLCIIVSVVAYLKAQNKTEKPKTDTPDQDHSDESRIMVVEQEDCSFRQPEQEQCGSSESINTQDSESKLIV, from the exons ATGTTAATTGTAATGTTTATGGGTATTTCGGGCAGGATAATCGTTAAGGTGGGGGTGTCTGCCATCTGCTGCACACTGACACAG GAAGAAATGTTGGCTGCTTTCCGAGGAGTTCAAAGGATTTTGCTTATATTCAGTTTAGTACTGAACTGCACTATAGGTGCTGACACTGGCTGCGATGACTGGACTCTTAATGGAAATGATGTCTGCTGCGAGAGATGCAAGCCAG GGAACCGCTTGGTGGAAAGTTGTGGAAGAAACCCGGAAAATCTCTGTACCCCCTGTGAATCTGACACTTACATAACCAGTCATGGATTGTACTGTTTGAGATGTACCCAGTGCATAG GTAATCAGTTTACGCTTAAACATTGCACTATCAGCAGCGATACTGTATGTGGATGCAAGGCTGGATATCTGTGTGGAAACGACAAATGTTCTTTCTGTGTTACCGAATGCAAGGAGGGGGAGGAGCCAACCAAAGAGC GATATTGTAGAAAATGTCCAGAGGGAAAATTCAATGATAAAATCCACAGTATGTGCAAAGAATGGAGAAAAAG TTGTCCTGATGGACAGACTTTGGTAAAAGGATGTTACCAGCGACAGTATGTGCACATATTTAAAAG CAACATACTGCTGCATAATCTAATGTTTTTGTCTACAATTTTTGTTACAGAACCTAAAAAAGAACCCATACCTGTTTTGACAGATAAAAAAG AACCGAGAAAATGGCTTCCAGTTTTCATTGCTGCAGGGATGGCAGGGTTTGCTGTCCTTTGTATCATAGTATCAGTGGTTGCATATCTAaaggcacaaaacaaaacagagaagcCAAAAACCGATACCCCTGACCAAG ACCACTCAGATGAGTCCAGGATAATGGTTGTTGAGCAAGAAGACTGTAGTTTCCGTCAACCTGAGCAGGAACAGTGTGGCAGCTCAGAGTCCATCAATACGCAAGACTCAGAGTCTAAACTCATAGTGTGA